Proteins from one Synechococcales cyanobacterium T60_A2020_003 genomic window:
- a CDS encoding HAMP domain-containing histidine kinase, protein MSAPRWYLPTVSEIIALSEQHGPGAFWAEDELAEKKRQAGGDRPRSLARQRARAEREWYGAVGAVNDLLRSLLKAGKLSDHDKSPSIQGVVLSGSAPILEKGDVLSQLSAWTFTPGALADGLGIPVHLLPSARKPGTPLSTPAILPLALDDPLATEQFCVVMTATFSLVMSLGTDADGLPVFLFSFMPEVVEKAWRSLQSRLRITHSPVLKSLSALVERFPPIEPHYRTVTQFQRLMLTHLPDVLDGRSRRRTRLHRLNTVTPIHPNTAPPGATPPNLNDVSAAKLDPATWGGVINRSQPKRPVSRTQSEVPIPAEVTPPKSGLDVELLQAIAHEVRTPLATIRTLTRLLLRRKDLHPDVIKRLELIDRECTEQIDRFNLIFRAVELETKSASVGQTPLAAISLDQIFEQNIPRWQTQAKQHNLTLDVSRPQKLPMVVSDPTMLEQVLTGLIDRITHTLPGGSHIQIEVALAGHQLKLQFQAESQDGDQSSDFLAGLSSYFAPTLKSIGDLLMFQPETGNLSLNLAVTKNLFQALGGKLTIRHRPHQGEILTIFLPLQE, encoded by the coding sequence ATGTCTGCACCAAGGTGGTATCTCCCAACCGTTAGCGAAATTATTGCGCTTAGCGAACAACATGGGCCAGGAGCCTTTTGGGCGGAGGACGAACTCGCTGAGAAAAAGCGTCAGGCTGGGGGCGATCGCCCTCGTAGTCTGGCACGCCAGCGGGCCCGCGCCGAGCGGGAATGGTACGGAGCCGTGGGTGCGGTTAATGACTTACTGCGATCGCTTCTTAAAGCTGGCAAACTGTCTGATCACGATAAATCCCCCTCCATTCAGGGCGTTGTGCTGTCGGGGTCGGCTCCCATCCTGGAAAAAGGTGACGTTCTATCGCAGCTTTCCGCCTGGACGTTTACCCCCGGAGCCTTAGCCGATGGCCTGGGCATTCCGGTGCATTTACTGCCGTCTGCACGCAAACCGGGTACTCCCCTTTCTACGCCTGCCATCCTTCCCCTCGCCCTGGATGATCCGCTGGCAACCGAGCAGTTTTGTGTGGTGATGACCGCGACCTTCAGCTTGGTCATGAGCTTGGGAACCGATGCGGATGGCTTACCTGTCTTCCTATTTTCTTTCATGCCAGAGGTGGTGGAAAAGGCATGGCGATCGCTCCAGTCGCGCCTTCGCATCACCCACTCGCCCGTTCTGAAATCGCTGAGTGCGCTCGTTGAGCGGTTTCCGCCGATTGAGCCACACTACCGCACCGTTACCCAATTTCAACGATTGATGCTGACCCACTTACCCGATGTTCTGGACGGGCGATCGCGTCGTCGAACCCGTCTGCATCGGTTGAATACGGTGACTCCGATCCATCCGAATACGGCACCTCCGGGTGCAACGCCGCCAAACCTGAATGACGTATCTGCTGCCAAGCTTGATCCGGCTACGTGGGGTGGCGTTATCAATCGGAGTCAGCCCAAGCGTCCAGTCTCCCGAACGCAGAGTGAAGTGCCAATACCAGCCGAGGTAACTCCGCCAAAATCAGGATTGGATGTGGAACTCTTGCAGGCGATCGCCCACGAAGTCCGTACGCCCCTAGCCACGATCCGCACCCTCACGCGCCTGCTGTTGCGCCGCAAGGATTTACACCCGGACGTGATCAAACGCCTGGAACTGATCGATCGAGAATGTACCGAGCAGATCGATCGCTTTAACCTGATCTTCCGCGCTGTTGAACTGGAAACGAAGTCTGCTAGTGTGGGACAAACACCGCTGGCAGCCATTTCCCTCGACCAGATTTTTGAACAGAATATTCCGCGCTGGCAAACCCAGGCGAAGCAGCATAACCTGACCCTGGATGTCTCCCGTCCGCAAAAACTACCGATGGTGGTGAGCGATCCCACGATGCTAGAGCAGGTTTTGACTGGACTGATCGACCGCATCACCCACACCTTACCGGGGGGGAGCCATATCCAAATTGAGGTCGCTTTGGCGGGGCATCAGCTCAAGCTTCAGTTTCAGGCCGAGTCCCAAGATGGCGACCAGTCATCCGACTTTCTAGCTGGCCTGTCGTCGTACTTTGCGCCCACGCTGAAATCCATTGGCGATCTGCTGATGTTCCAACCGGAAACGGGCAACCTCAGCCTCAACCTAGCGGTCACGAAGAATCTGTTCCAGGCCTTGGGCGGCAAGCTCACCATTCGCCATCGTCCCCACCAAGGCGAAATTCTCACCATCTTTCTGCCGCTGCAAGAGTAG
- a CDS encoding creatininase family protein: MHSFIPPHRFFAYLTWTVIQAMPNKGDVVLVQPVGAIEQHGPHLPLVVDAAIGVAVLGRTFEKLNSEIPAYALPPLCYGKSNEHWHFPGTITLSAQTLTATLMEVGESLYRAGFRKLVLMNSHGGQPQIMEIVARDLHQQHEDFWVFPVFTWRVPHRVSELLTPKEKEFGIHAGDAETSLMLAVLPDQVHMDRAQAEYPPELPPDTLLSLEGRIPFAWTTRDISRSGTIGDPTAASREKGEQILESVSDGWVQALEDIYQFQPPQK, from the coding sequence ATGCATAGCTTCATTCCTCCCCACCGATTTTTCGCCTACCTCACCTGGACGGTTATCCAGGCCATGCCCAACAAAGGGGATGTGGTTCTGGTGCAGCCTGTGGGGGCGATCGAGCAGCACGGCCCGCATTTACCCCTAGTGGTTGATGCGGCGATCGGAGTCGCTGTTCTCGGTCGCACCTTTGAAAAGCTGAATTCAGAGATTCCCGCCTATGCGCTGCCGCCCCTCTGCTATGGCAAATCGAACGAGCACTGGCACTTTCCCGGTACGATTACCCTAAGCGCTCAAACCTTAACCGCAACCTTGATGGAGGTGGGCGAAAGTCTATATCGGGCTGGATTTCGGAAACTAGTGCTGATGAATTCCCACGGGGGACAGCCGCAGATTATGGAAATCGTGGCGCGGGACTTGCATCAGCAGCATGAGGATTTTTGGGTCTTTCCGGTCTTCACCTGGCGAGTGCCCCACCGGGTCAGTGAACTGCTCACGCCGAAGGAAAAGGAGTTTGGCATCCATGCAGGGGACGCGGAAACTAGTTTGATGTTGGCCGTTTTACCGGATCAGGTTCACATGGATCGGGCGCAAGCGGAATATCCCCCGGAATTACCGCCGGATACCCTGTTGAGCCTAGAAGGACGCATTCCCTTTGCCTGGACAACCCGTGATATTAGCCGTAGCGGGACGATCGGCGATCCGACGGCGGCCTCCCGTGAGAAGGGAGAACAAATTTTGGAATCGGTGTCGGATGGATGGGTGCAAGCGCTAGAGGATATTTATCAGTTTCAGCCCCCTCAGAAATAG